A genomic window from Silene latifolia isolate original U9 population chromosome 11, ASM4854445v1, whole genome shotgun sequence includes:
- the LOC141613671 gene encoding uncharacterized protein LOC141613671 — MRNDRSWMYIARRLPEFENGVIEFLNVSFSKAAHGSQIRCPCKRCINRYWLRRHEVYDHLKAFGFVEDYYVWTFHGEDHLSTETIVETLDEEENFNDNTNTLLDDRFRSCFEGDTNVQNGPNDEAKKFYKLLEEGQQELFPGCKKFSKLSFVIRLFLYKTLHGISNVAFNDLLQLLRDMVPEAKIPGNFTEAKKIVRDLGLDYKKICACPNDCMLYWKEFENAEECYKCHASKWKKCEANSSNKTLKTSNSRRIPAKVLWHFPQEPRLQRVYMNSETAEAMTWHADKRPKDGYLRHPADGLAWKDFDSLFPLFANEPRNVRLGSASMGSIHFEL, encoded by the coding sequence ATGAGGAATGATAGAAGTTGGATGTATATTGCTAGACGTTTGCCTGAGTTTGAAAATGGAGTCATTGAGTTCTTGAATGTGTCATTTTCTAAGGCTGCTCATGGGAGTCAAATAAGATGTCCATGTAAGAGGTGTATAAACCGATATTGGTTACGAAGACATGAGGTGTATGATCATTTAAAAGCATTTGGTTTTGTTGAGGATTATTATGTTTGGACTTTTCATGGAGAGGATCATTTATCAACTGAAACCATAGTTGAAACCCTTGATGAAGAAGAAAATTTCAATGACAATACCAATACATTGTTAGACGATAGATTTAGAAGTTGTTTTGAAGGTGACACTAACGTACAAAATGGTCCCAATGATGAAGCTAAAAAGTTTTATAAGTTGCTAGAAGAGGGTCAACAAGAATTATTCCCGGGCTGTAAGAAATTTTCAAAACTGTCTTTTGTCATTCGACTATTTTTGTACAAGACACTTCATGGAATTAGTAATGTGGCATTCAATGATCTCCTTCAATTGCTAAGAGACATGGTCCCGGAAGCTAAAATTCCGGGAAACTTCACTGAAGCTAAGAAAATTGTGAGGGATTTGGGTCTTGATTATAAAAAAATATGTGCGTGTCCTAACGATTGTATGCTATATTGGAAAGAGTTTGAAAATGCTGAAGAGTGTTATAAATGTCATGCCTCGAAATGGAAAAAATGCGAAGCAAATTCATCTAATAAGACTTTAAAGACTTCGAATAGTCGCCGTATACCTGCAAAGGTCTTATGGCATTTTCCACAAGAACCTAGGCTACAAAGAGTATATATGAATTCAGAAACTGCAGAAGCTATGACATGGCATGCCGATAAACGTCCAAAAGATGGGTATCTAAGACACCCTGCAGACGGGTTAGCTTGGAAGGACTTTGATTCTCTATTCCCTTTATTTGCTAATGAACCTAGAAATGTAAGGTTAGGGTCGGCTTCGATGGGTTCAATCCATTTCGAACTATGA